Proteins encoded by one window of Agelaius phoeniceus isolate bAgePho1 chromosome 3, bAgePho1.hap1, whole genome shotgun sequence:
- the ADGRF5 gene encoding adhesion G protein-coupled receptor F5 isoform X4 has translation MPCPSLSLEPALPCGYMQKMPFYGPYCEPQTEESCGMGEPIVMNMSVRLDSDFQDDLKDSSSLLYQKYKTDLEKAFNASYRCLPGFVSATVLGFSPGSVFVNYEVRTGAASFTQVGDSNRAVPQFLDSSYQLRPSTFTRVITNQTNFTVKPSNIFEGDTVRLTCEINSTFSNVTWYHFDQTISAGSRYSIETVLASRRSILKITNITMKDSGSYSCVFIRSGLYHTEIHNGTETISVFPLHVTPNLEEIDVTCNSPEVQAKGLQLSCCIDRHLTSLKVSWKVNGTINITGVTILSGNCTGYQLNISESLCPPEKSGAVTTYTCEMETGHGARRARSIAVTYLRKAHITISSSTNSTVSEGYGFNVTCESDVSNYDSISWKIQSGNDTKTVDCDTCIQNSEFSAMSVLTVKSASQYWRGTYICTFSQKNLDSSANITIEVVSLPLKKNILIDPIATSIQCQVPHALECCISAKTVGDYRVTFVVQQNEFQAEEREKDNLLCYMYNHTEKECNKEKKVLAYCKFVNVIGQGVDSEQIRLHLIPGQKVSCSDSLGIGTENAILIKPCCDVKNPEGFTRGNITYQCINSSWKPLRNNCLSGPINDLLSGAESLVSSTEAKAQLPIYLEQLKEQTKKELTTITNSSANLGAIVTILDMVSSIPLEAKELPMQNFLSTVDLIVDDSTTEVWEDLNKEKTRQSSLLLQSVEKFSLNLQPVNNTIPSVSANSVQLQGVVVKENNNTAYNKDFRSAGNLTVNVLISEAEIQALTQNSTIVSVMYSKLGHVLPRKTFEYVNGLLITTTLSSHRSQKFAINMTFAKENLSLKMPKCVFWNFTLNNHSGDWDDHGCTPTESEHYVICSCNHLTSFSILMSPDRSSELIFESYISYAGLAISIVSLVVCIIIESLVWKYVTNNTTSYMRHVCILNIATSLLIADVWFIVTASIMDQNQQMSRDICIMATFFIHFFYLCVFFWMLSLGLILFYRLVFILHNTSKTAQKTVAFCLGYVCPFVIAVTTIAVTLPKNSYTRKNVCWLNWQDSKALLAFVIPALIIVATNLFIAAVVIIKILRPTIGDRSSRQERKSLLQIGKSVAILTPLLGLTWGFGLAIIIKNSNPAFHILFSLLNALQGLFILVFGTLWDKKIQEALLKRNSSSKWSSQQSKSSSLILVTPMLAMSYPFSRTFNNLCGKTGKYRVSSSEPSTSSTENTSKAYSLLN, from the exons ccctggaagtgtttttGTGAACTATGAAGTaagaacaggagcagcaagctTCACTCAGGTTGGAGATTCCAACAGAGCTGTACCACAGTTTCTGGATTCATCGTACCAGCTAAGGCCATCTACCTTCACAAGAGTAATCACTA ATCAGACAAACTTCACCGTGAAACCCTCGAACATTTTTGAAGGGGACACAGTAAGACTGACCTGTGAGATAAATTCAACATTTTCCAATGTGACCTGGTATCACTTTGACCAGACCATCTCAGCTGGCTCCCGGTACTCCATAGAGACAGTTTTAGCATCCAGAAGATCAATTCTTAAAATTACCAACATTACGATGAAGGATTCTG GTTCCTATAGCTGCGTGTTCATAAGGAGTGGTCTGTATCACACAGAGATACACAATGGCACAGAAACAATATCTGTCTTTCCACTGCATGTCACTCCAAACTTGGAGGAAATCGATGTCACATGTAACAGTCCTGAAGTGCAAGCAAAGGGTCTTCAGCTGTCCTGTTGCATTGACAGACACTTGACATCACTTAAAGTATCCTGGAAAGTAAATGGAACAATCAACATTACAG GAGTAACCATCTTGAGTGGAAACTGCACTGGATACCAGCTCAACATCAGTGagtccctgtgcccccctgaGAAGTCAGGTGCAGTGACCACATACACGTGTGAGATGGAGACCGGGCACGGAGCCAGGCGCGCTCGAAGCATCGCAGTCACGTACCTGCGGAAAG CCCACATAACAATATCTTCAAGCACAAACTCAACAGTTTCCGAGGGATACGGGTTCAATGTAACATGTGAAAGTGATGTGAGCAATTATGACAGCATTAGTTGGAAAATCCAGTCTGGAAATGACACAAAAACAGTAGACTGTGATACGTGCATCCAAAATAGCGAATTCTCAGCCATGTCTGTGCTCACAGTGAAGTCTGCCTCACAGTACTGGAGAG GCACCTACATCTGCACATTCTCCCAGAAAAACCTGGACAGTTCTGCCAACATTACCATCGAGGTGGTTTCCTTGCCCCTGAAGAAGAACATCCTGATAGACCCCATTGCAACATCGATACAGTGCCAAGTGCCGCATGCTCTGGAGTGCTGCATAAGTGCAAAGACTGTGGGAGACTACAGGGTTACATTTGTGGTTCAACAAAATGAATTTCAAGCTG aggaaagggaaaaagacaATTTGCTTTGCTACATGTACAATCACACAGAAAAAGAATGCAACAAAGAGAAAAAGGTTTTGGCGTATTGCAAATTTGTCAACGTCATCGGACAGGGAGTTGACAGTGAACAGATAAGACTGCACTTGATACCTG GTCAGAAAGTTTCCTGCTCAGACAGCTTGGGCATTGGAACAGAAAACGCCATATTAATAAAGCCATGCTGTGATGTAAAAAATCCAGAAGGTTTTACTCGAGGCAATATAACTTACCAGTGCATCAACAGCTCATGGAAGCCTCTAAGGAACAACTGCCTGTCTGGACCAATAAACGACCTGCTGAGTGGTGCTGAG TCCTTGGTCAGCAGCACTGAGGCAAAAGCTCAACTACCCATCTACCTTGAACAGCTTAAGGAACAGACAAAAAAGGAGCTAACCACAATAACCAATTCTTCAGCAAACCTAGGTGCAATTGTTACCATCCTGGATATGGTCTCCTCTATCCCACTTGAGGCAAAGGAGCTCCCTATGCAG AATTTCTTATCCACAGTGGACTTAATTGTTGACGATTCCACAACTGAAGTTTGGGAAGACCTGAATAAAGAGAAGACACGACAAAGTTCTTTGTTACTACAGTCGGTAGAAAAGTTTTCCTTGAACCTCCAACCAGTTAATAACACCATTCCTTCTGTCTCTGCAAACAGCGTTCAGCTCCAAGGGGTAGTTGTCAAGGAAAATAACAACACAGCTTATAACAAGGACTTCCGCAGTGCAGGAAACCTCACAGTCAATGTGCTCATTAGTGAAGCTGAAATCCAGGCTCTAACCCAAAATTCAACCATTGTCAGTGTGATGTACTCAAAACTTGGACATGTTTTGCCCCGGAAAACATTTGAATATGTGAATGGTTTATTGATAACAACAACTTtgagcagccacaggagccagAAGTTTGCTATTAATATGACATTTGCAAAGGAAAACTTGTCTCTAAAGATGCCCAAGTGTGTCTTTTGGAACTTCACACTCAACAATCACAGTGGGGACTGGGATGATCATGGCTGCACACCCACAGAGTCAGAACATTATGTCATTTGCTCCTGCAATCACTTGACATCATTCTCCATCCTGATGTCACCTGATAGATCCTCCGAGCTAATCTTTGAAAGTTATATTTCCTACGCTGGCCTGGCCATTTCAATAGTGAGCTTGGTGGTCTGCATCATAATTGAATCCTTGGTCTGGAAGTACGTGACAAACAACACAACCTCCTACATGCGCCATGTCTGTATTCTCAACATTGCTACATCCCTGCTGATTGCTGACGTTTGGTTCATTGTCACTGCCTCCATCATGGATCAAAACCAGCAGATGAGCAGAGACATCTGTATCATGGCCACCTTCTTCATCCATTTTTTCTACCTATGTGTCTTTTTCTGGATGCTGAGCCTGGGCCTCATCCTTTTCTACAGACTGGTGTTCATCTTACACAACACGAGTAAGACTGCTCAGAAGACGGTGGCATTCTGCCTGGGATACGTGTGCCCCTTTGTCATTGCAGTCACCACCATCGCtgtcacactgccaaagaacaGTTACACAAGAAAGAATGTCTGCTGGCTCAACTGGCAGGACAGCAAAGCTCTCCTGGCCTTTGTCATACCTGCCTTGATCATTGTGGCCACGAACTTGTTCATTGCCGCAGTTGttataataaaaatactgaGGCCAACTATTGGGGATAGGTCAagcaggcaggagaggaaaTCTCTGTTGCAAATTGGCAAAAGCGTGGCCATCCTGACACCACTGTTAGGCCTCACCTGGGGTTTTGGCCTTGCCATCATCATCAAAAACAGTAATCCAGCTTTCCACATCCTCTTTAGTCTGCTCAATGCTTTGCAG GGATTATTCATTTTGGTGTTTGGGACTCTCTGGGATAAGAAG ATACAAGAAGCCCTATTGAAGAGGAATTCATCATCCAAATGGAGTTCACAGCAATCAAAG tcATCCTCTCTGATCCTGGTGACACCAATGCTTGCTATGAGCTACCCATTTTCAAGAACCTTTAACAACTTATGTGGGAAAACAG GCAAATACAGAGTATCTTCTTCCGAGCCATCCACCTCTTCCACTGAAAATACTTCCAAGGCATATTCCTTGCTTAACTGA
- the ADGRF5 gene encoding adhesion G protein-coupled receptor F5 isoform X5: MDPTVSPRLKFNASYRCLPGFVSATVLGFSPGSVFVNYEVRTGAASFTQVGDSNRAVPQFLDSSYQLRPSTFTRVITNQTNFTVKPSNIFEGDTVRLTCEINSTFSNVTWYHFDQTISAGSRYSIETVLASRRSILKITNITMKDSGSYSCVFIRSGLYHTEIHNGTETISVFPLHVTPNLEEIDVTCNSPEVQAKGLQLSCCIDRHLTSLKVSWKVNGTINITGVTILSGNCTGYQLNISESLCPPEKSGAVTTYTCEMETGHGARRARSIAVTYLRKAHITISSSTNSTVSEGYGFNVTCESDVSNYDSISWKIQSGNDTKTVDCDTCIQNSEFSAMSVLTVKSASQYWRGTYICTFSQKNLDSSANITIEVVSLPLKKNILIDPIATSIQCQVPHALECCISAKTVGDYRVTFVVQQNEFQAEEREKDNLLCYMYNHTEKECNKEKKVLAYCKFVNVIGQGVDSEQIRLHLIPGQKVSCSDSLGIGTENAILIKPCCDVKNPEGFTRGNITYQCINSSWKPLRNNCLSGPINDLLSGAESLVSSTEAKAQLPIYLEQLKEQTKKELTTITNSSANLGAIVTILDMVSSIPLEAKELPMQNFLSTVDLIVDDSTTEVWEDLNKEKTRQSSLLLQSVEKFSLNLQPVNNTIPSVSANSVQLQGVVVKENNNTAYNKDFRSAGNLTVNVLISEAEIQALTQNSTIVSVMYSKLGHVLPRKTFEYVNGLLITTTLSSHRSQKFAINMTFAKENLSLKMPKCVFWNFTLNNHSGDWDDHGCTPTESEHYVICSCNHLTSFSILMSPDRSSELIFESYISYAGLAISIVSLVVCIIIESLVWKYVTNNTTSYMRHVCILNIATSLLIADVWFIVTASIMDQNQQMSRDICIMATFFIHFFYLCVFFWMLSLGLILFYRLVFILHNTSKTAQKTVAFCLGYVCPFVIAVTTIAVTLPKNSYTRKNVCWLNWQDSKALLAFVIPALIIVATNLFIAAVVIIKILRPTIGDRSSRQERKSLLQIGKSVAILTPLLGLTWGFGLAIIIKNSNPAFHILFSLLNALQGLFILVFGTLWDKKIQEALLKRNSSSKWSSQQSKSSSLILVTPMLAMSYPFSRTFNNLCGKTGKYRVSSSEPSTSSTENTSKAYSLLN, translated from the exons ccctggaagtgtttttGTGAACTATGAAGTaagaacaggagcagcaagctTCACTCAGGTTGGAGATTCCAACAGAGCTGTACCACAGTTTCTGGATTCATCGTACCAGCTAAGGCCATCTACCTTCACAAGAGTAATCACTA ATCAGACAAACTTCACCGTGAAACCCTCGAACATTTTTGAAGGGGACACAGTAAGACTGACCTGTGAGATAAATTCAACATTTTCCAATGTGACCTGGTATCACTTTGACCAGACCATCTCAGCTGGCTCCCGGTACTCCATAGAGACAGTTTTAGCATCCAGAAGATCAATTCTTAAAATTACCAACATTACGATGAAGGATTCTG GTTCCTATAGCTGCGTGTTCATAAGGAGTGGTCTGTATCACACAGAGATACACAATGGCACAGAAACAATATCTGTCTTTCCACTGCATGTCACTCCAAACTTGGAGGAAATCGATGTCACATGTAACAGTCCTGAAGTGCAAGCAAAGGGTCTTCAGCTGTCCTGTTGCATTGACAGACACTTGACATCACTTAAAGTATCCTGGAAAGTAAATGGAACAATCAACATTACAG GAGTAACCATCTTGAGTGGAAACTGCACTGGATACCAGCTCAACATCAGTGagtccctgtgcccccctgaGAAGTCAGGTGCAGTGACCACATACACGTGTGAGATGGAGACCGGGCACGGAGCCAGGCGCGCTCGAAGCATCGCAGTCACGTACCTGCGGAAAG CCCACATAACAATATCTTCAAGCACAAACTCAACAGTTTCCGAGGGATACGGGTTCAATGTAACATGTGAAAGTGATGTGAGCAATTATGACAGCATTAGTTGGAAAATCCAGTCTGGAAATGACACAAAAACAGTAGACTGTGATACGTGCATCCAAAATAGCGAATTCTCAGCCATGTCTGTGCTCACAGTGAAGTCTGCCTCACAGTACTGGAGAG GCACCTACATCTGCACATTCTCCCAGAAAAACCTGGACAGTTCTGCCAACATTACCATCGAGGTGGTTTCCTTGCCCCTGAAGAAGAACATCCTGATAGACCCCATTGCAACATCGATACAGTGCCAAGTGCCGCATGCTCTGGAGTGCTGCATAAGTGCAAAGACTGTGGGAGACTACAGGGTTACATTTGTGGTTCAACAAAATGAATTTCAAGCTG aggaaagggaaaaagacaATTTGCTTTGCTACATGTACAATCACACAGAAAAAGAATGCAACAAAGAGAAAAAGGTTTTGGCGTATTGCAAATTTGTCAACGTCATCGGACAGGGAGTTGACAGTGAACAGATAAGACTGCACTTGATACCTG GTCAGAAAGTTTCCTGCTCAGACAGCTTGGGCATTGGAACAGAAAACGCCATATTAATAAAGCCATGCTGTGATGTAAAAAATCCAGAAGGTTTTACTCGAGGCAATATAACTTACCAGTGCATCAACAGCTCATGGAAGCCTCTAAGGAACAACTGCCTGTCTGGACCAATAAACGACCTGCTGAGTGGTGCTGAG TCCTTGGTCAGCAGCACTGAGGCAAAAGCTCAACTACCCATCTACCTTGAACAGCTTAAGGAACAGACAAAAAAGGAGCTAACCACAATAACCAATTCTTCAGCAAACCTAGGTGCAATTGTTACCATCCTGGATATGGTCTCCTCTATCCCACTTGAGGCAAAGGAGCTCCCTATGCAG AATTTCTTATCCACAGTGGACTTAATTGTTGACGATTCCACAACTGAAGTTTGGGAAGACCTGAATAAAGAGAAGACACGACAAAGTTCTTTGTTACTACAGTCGGTAGAAAAGTTTTCCTTGAACCTCCAACCAGTTAATAACACCATTCCTTCTGTCTCTGCAAACAGCGTTCAGCTCCAAGGGGTAGTTGTCAAGGAAAATAACAACACAGCTTATAACAAGGACTTCCGCAGTGCAGGAAACCTCACAGTCAATGTGCTCATTAGTGAAGCTGAAATCCAGGCTCTAACCCAAAATTCAACCATTGTCAGTGTGATGTACTCAAAACTTGGACATGTTTTGCCCCGGAAAACATTTGAATATGTGAATGGTTTATTGATAACAACAACTTtgagcagccacaggagccagAAGTTTGCTATTAATATGACATTTGCAAAGGAAAACTTGTCTCTAAAGATGCCCAAGTGTGTCTTTTGGAACTTCACACTCAACAATCACAGTGGGGACTGGGATGATCATGGCTGCACACCCACAGAGTCAGAACATTATGTCATTTGCTCCTGCAATCACTTGACATCATTCTCCATCCTGATGTCACCTGATAGATCCTCCGAGCTAATCTTTGAAAGTTATATTTCCTACGCTGGCCTGGCCATTTCAATAGTGAGCTTGGTGGTCTGCATCATAATTGAATCCTTGGTCTGGAAGTACGTGACAAACAACACAACCTCCTACATGCGCCATGTCTGTATTCTCAACATTGCTACATCCCTGCTGATTGCTGACGTTTGGTTCATTGTCACTGCCTCCATCATGGATCAAAACCAGCAGATGAGCAGAGACATCTGTATCATGGCCACCTTCTTCATCCATTTTTTCTACCTATGTGTCTTTTTCTGGATGCTGAGCCTGGGCCTCATCCTTTTCTACAGACTGGTGTTCATCTTACACAACACGAGTAAGACTGCTCAGAAGACGGTGGCATTCTGCCTGGGATACGTGTGCCCCTTTGTCATTGCAGTCACCACCATCGCtgtcacactgccaaagaacaGTTACACAAGAAAGAATGTCTGCTGGCTCAACTGGCAGGACAGCAAAGCTCTCCTGGCCTTTGTCATACCTGCCTTGATCATTGTGGCCACGAACTTGTTCATTGCCGCAGTTGttataataaaaatactgaGGCCAACTATTGGGGATAGGTCAagcaggcaggagaggaaaTCTCTGTTGCAAATTGGCAAAAGCGTGGCCATCCTGACACCACTGTTAGGCCTCACCTGGGGTTTTGGCCTTGCCATCATCATCAAAAACAGTAATCCAGCTTTCCACATCCTCTTTAGTCTGCTCAATGCTTTGCAG GGATTATTCATTTTGGTGTTTGGGACTCTCTGGGATAAGAAG ATACAAGAAGCCCTATTGAAGAGGAATTCATCATCCAAATGGAGTTCACAGCAATCAAAG tcATCCTCTCTGATCCTGGTGACACCAATGCTTGCTATGAGCTACCCATTTTCAAGAACCTTTAACAACTTATGTGGGAAAACAG GCAAATACAGAGTATCTTCTTCCGAGCCATCCACCTCTTCCACTGAAAATACTTCCAAGGCATATTCCTTGCTTAACTGA